One Campylobacter concisus DNA segment encodes these proteins:
- a CDS encoding DUF6115 domain-containing protein, protein MEIYIFLGFGIVLAIIIALIFIKDSETNKKFARYERAIESAMQENYNLKKQLAALASFKPDDDEQLKDVKDELKEQINEQINEKIVPIIRAIKSIERVIDDFANEQKDRMFNLEERTRDINKIAPSVINEEEQILKMFKDGKSAAMIAKDLHVGMGRVEFVLKFHKLA, encoded by the coding sequence ATGGAAATTTACATTTTTTTAGGTTTTGGCATCGTTTTAGCGATAATAATAGCTTTGATATTTATAAAAGATAGCGAGACAAATAAGAAATTTGCAAGGTATGAGCGTGCCATAGAGAGCGCCATGCAAGAAAACTACAATCTCAAAAAGCAGCTAGCCGCACTAGCAAGCTTCAAGCCTGATGATGACGAGCAGCTAAAAGATGTAAAAGATGAGCTAAAAGAGCAGATAAATGAGCAGATAAATGAAAAAATCGTGCCGATAATCCGCGCTATAAAGAGCATCGAGCGAGTGATCGATGACTTTGCAAACGAGCAAAAAGATAGGATGTTTAACCTTGAGGAGCGAACAAGAGATATCAACAAAATCGCCCCGAGCGTTATAAATGAAGAAGAGCAGATCCTAAAGATGTTTAAAGATGGCAAAAGTGCAGCCATGATCGCTAAAGATCTTCACGTGGGTATGGGGAGAGTTGAGTTTGTGCTTAAATTTCATAAATTAGCCTAA
- a CDS encoding 6-pyruvoyl trahydropterin synthase family protein gives MIIRKLFRFENAHIVRFCSSKRCRTSIHGHSYVAEILLSSNFLDNAGMVYDFGLMKQNIKTIIDSFDHATTIYSGDSDEYKNDLKKHSARWIEIPLNPSAEQFCRIFFVMIERLLELSVMNNGEREVKLYSVIVHETDTGYAQCFKEDAINPQMGEIRLSDIKFSEAVMDEWEDKNLLEKMINKIKIENPKDV, from the coding sequence ATGATTATTAGAAAACTTTTTAGATTTGAAAATGCGCATATCGTGAGGTTTTGTAGCTCAAAGCGCTGCAGGACGAGCATCCACGGCCACAGCTACGTGGCTGAAATTTTACTTAGCTCAAATTTCTTAGACAACGCTGGCATGGTCTATGACTTTGGGCTGATGAAGCAAAACATAAAAACGATCATCGATAGCTTTGACCACGCCACGACCATATATTCAGGCGATAGCGACGAATACAAAAACGACCTTAAAAAGCACTCTGCAAGGTGGATCGAGATCCCGCTAAATCCCAGTGCAGAGCAGTTTTGCCGTATATTTTTTGTAATGATCGAGAGGCTGCTTGAGCTTAGCGTGATGAACAACGGCGAGCGCGAGGTGAAGCTTTACAGCGTCATCGTGCACGAGACCGACACTGGCTATGCGCAGTGTTTCAAAGAGGACGCGATAAACCCACAAATGGGCGAGATAAGGCTTAGTGATATCAAATTTTCTGAGGCGGTTATGGACGAGTGGGAAGATAAAAATTTGCTTGAAAAGATGATAAATAAGATAAAAATAGAAAATCCAAAGGACGTTTAA
- a CDS encoding 16S rRNA (uracil(1498)-N(3))-methyltransferase, which yields MKFLYDKNAGEERLKIVNEAFLHLKARRVEAGERVSVRNLYDGKEYIYEVDEIERRSANLSLVFASLNCEHKFDFTIAWAVVDPKTIEKALPFLNELGVGKIAFVYTKFSQANFKIDLEKLNYINALSCEQCGRTSLMEFEIYKNLDELMSVYKNVSAINFGGKNLNEKRYDEILIIGPEGGFSEDETAKFKNIYGLNTKNILRSQTAVISVAAKFLA from the coding sequence ATGAAATTTTTATATGATAAAAATGCTGGCGAAGAGCGCCTAAAAATAGTAAATGAGGCATTTTTACACCTAAAAGCTAGAAGGGTTGAAGCAGGAGAGCGCGTAAGCGTTAGAAATTTATACGATGGCAAAGAGTACATCTATGAGGTTGATGAGATAGAGCGCAGAAGTGCAAATTTAAGCCTTGTCTTTGCCAGCCTAAACTGCGAGCATAAATTTGACTTTACCATCGCTTGGGCGGTCGTTGATCCAAAGACGATCGAAAAGGCTCTACCATTTTTAAATGAGCTTGGCGTTGGCAAGATCGCCTTTGTCTACACTAAATTTTCTCAGGCAAATTTCAAGATCGACCTTGAAAAGCTAAACTACATAAACGCACTTTCATGCGAGCAGTGCGGGAGAACATCGCTAATGGAGTTTGAAATTTATAAAAATTTAGACGAGCTAATGAGCGTTTATAAAAATGTCTCAGCCATAAATTTTGGCGGTAAAAATTTAAATGAAAAAAGATATGATGAAATTTTAATAATCGGTCCAGAGGGCGGATTTAGCGAGGATGAGACGGCTAAATTTAAAAATATCTACGGCCTAAATACAAAAAATATCTTAAGATCACAGACCGCAGTCATATCTGTAGCGGCAAAATTTCTTGCCTGA
- a CDS encoding 7-carboxy-7-deazaguanine synthase QueE — protein sequence MSKELELVEAFLSIQGEGAYQGRLAIFLRFLGCNLNCSGFGVKTRSLKTGEELLGCDSIRAVFKGHFHHKRYSADEILSLVDGLCKGLEQKPIIVLTGGEPLIWHQNENFINLVRNLLINYEVHFETNGTILVDFDKFEIYKNCHFALGVKLANSGVSEQKRINLDAILAIKNNAKSSFLKFVLSRFDKSELEEILYIKDRANLPVWCMAMGANEDELSKNALKTAQFAIKHGFNYSERIHIRLWGDKEGV from the coding sequence ATGAGCAAAGAGCTAGAATTAGTTGAGGCATTTTTAAGCATCCAAGGCGAGGGCGCTTATCAGGGAAGACTCGCCATATTTTTACGCTTTTTGGGCTGCAACCTAAACTGCTCTGGCTTTGGCGTAAAGACAAGGTCTTTAAAAACAGGCGAAGAGCTTTTGGGATGCGATAGCATAAGAGCCGTTTTTAAGGGACATTTTCACCACAAAAGATATAGCGCAGATGAAATTTTAAGCCTAGTTGATGGGCTTTGTAAAGGCTTAGAGCAAAAGCCGATCATCGTTTTAACAGGCGGCGAGCCACTCATCTGGCATCAAAATGAAAATTTCATAAATTTGGTAAGAAATTTGCTTATAAATTACGAGGTGCATTTTGAGACAAATGGCACGATCTTGGTTGATTTTGATAAATTTGAAATTTATAAAAACTGCCATTTTGCACTTGGCGTAAAGCTAGCAAATAGCGGAGTTAGCGAGCAAAAACGCATAAATTTAGATGCCATCTTGGCTATCAAAAATAACGCAAAAAGCAGCTTTTTAAAATTTGTCCTCTCGCGCTTTGATAAAAGCGAGCTGGAGGAAATTTTATATATAAAAGATAGAGCAAATTTGCCAGTTTGGTGCATGGCGATGGGCGCAAATGAGGACGAGCTAAGCAAAAATGCTCTAAAAACAGCGCAGTTTGCCATAAAGCATGGATTTAACTACTCAGAGCGTATCCACATCAGGCTTTGGGGCGACAAAGAGGGTGTTTGA
- the rsmI gene encoding 16S rRNA (cytidine(1402)-2'-O)-methyltransferase encodes MLYFVPTPIGNLEDISLRAIKILRECEIAICEDTRVCKSLVNLLNERFDANINISNFIPLHTHNEDEFFANLSDEILSKNIAYMSDAGMPGISDPGVSLVRYAQKNDIKYEILSGANAALLSVVASGLCDKEFVFLGFLPNTGRERALAIQNALNLAYPAVIYESPKRILSLVQSIANLEPEREIFAIKEATKKFETKFKGTAKNLFQILEKANLNGEWAVVVSKSANIATQNITKDEIISLDIAPKAKAKLLSKITGEDVKKIYDQLIKA; translated from the coding sequence TTGCTCTACTTTGTTCCTACTCCAATAGGAAATTTAGAAGATATCTCGCTTCGTGCGATCAAAATTTTGCGTGAATGCGAGATAGCTATCTGCGAAGATACAAGAGTTTGCAAAAGCCTTGTAAATCTACTAAACGAACGCTTTGACGCAAATATAAACATCTCAAATTTTATCCCGCTTCACACCCACAACGAAGATGAATTTTTTGCAAATTTAAGTGATGAAATTTTGAGCAAAAATATAGCTTATATGAGCGACGCTGGCATGCCAGGCATAAGTGACCCAGGCGTTAGCCTAGTAAGATATGCTCAAAAAAATGATATCAAATACGAAATTTTAAGCGGAGCAAACGCTGCACTTTTAAGCGTGGTTGCAAGCGGACTTTGCGATAAAGAGTTTGTTTTTTTAGGCTTTTTACCAAATACCGGTAGAGAGAGGGCTTTAGCTATACAAAATGCTTTAAATTTAGCCTATCCAGCCGTGATCTATGAAAGCCCAAAACGCATATTAAGCTTAGTGCAAAGCATCGCAAATTTAGAACCAGAGAGAGAAATTTTTGCCATAAAAGAGGCCACCAAAAAATTTGAGACTAAATTTAAGGGCACAGCCAAAAATTTATTCCAAATTTTAGAAAAAGCAAATTTAAATGGCGAGTGGGCAGTTGTCGTCTCAAAAAGTGCTAACATAGCCACTCAAAACATCACAAAAGATGAGATCATCTCTCTTGATATAGCCCCAAAGGCAAA
- a CDS encoding tRNA 2-selenouridine synthase, giving the protein MKFIGIILLLLTSIFLIACSANQASNKISNSELESLASKYGGVYIFNKKFVDEIEKREAERKELSKSLGDKIRSNPRKIKQGDKFITIYDVDMTLINKQLPRILSNGKPYYQRRSYSKKVVIPEDVVVKLKNFMGETAYKLSSIIIDEFYFDNENLKVISLDVSFYEGYTKYGLFGDEGRGFALSRKDIKDIGGNNKFILNNNKFEKVK; this is encoded by the coding sequence ATGAAATTTATAGGCATTATACTTCTGCTACTAACAAGCATATTTTTAATAGCCTGCTCTGCAAATCAAGCAAGCAACAAGATAAGCAACTCTGAACTAGAAAGCTTAGCTAGTAAATATGGTGGGGTTTATATATTTAACAAGAAATTTGTTGATGAGATAGAGAAAAGAGAGGCTGAGAGGAAAGAGCTAAGCAAATCGCTTGGTGACAAGATAAGATCAAACCCTAGAAAAATAAAACAAGGGGATAAATTTATAACAATATATGATGTGGATATGACGTTAATAAATAAACAACTTCCGCGAATTCTCTCAAACGGCAAGCCATATTACCAAAGAAGAAGCTACTCTAAAAAAGTAGTAATACCTGAAGATGTAGTTGTCAAGTTAAAAAACTTTATGGGCGAAACAGCTTATAAACTTTCATCTATAATAATCGATGAGTTTTATTTTGATAACGAAAATTTAAAGGTTATTTCTCTAGATGTAAGCTTTTATGAGGGGTATACCAAATACGGCTTATTTGGTGATGAGGGTAGAGGTTTTGCTCTATCTAGAAAAGACATAAAAGATATAGGTGGAAATAATAAATTTATCCTTAATAACAACAAATTTGAAAAAGTGAAATAA
- a CDS encoding NifS family cysteine desulfurase → MRVYLDNNATTMVDPEAFELMKPFFCEKYGNPNSLHKFGSETHPALRTALDQLYAGINAKDSDDIVVTSCATESNNWVVKGIYFDKIATGEKKRIVTTAVEHPAILATCKFLEKYGVELTVLDVNSDGIVTPDQLRTVMDENVALVAIMSANNETGMIFPIKELAKVAHEYGALFHTDAVQAVGKIKIDVQDLDVDFLSFSAHKFHGPKGVGALFIKNSMPLSSLLHGGEHMGGRRSGTLDVPGIVGMGKALELANKFMDYEHSHVRRLRDKLEDALLQIPDVSVVGKKEQRVPNTILASIKGVEGEAMLWDLNRAGIAASTGSACASETLESNPIMEAIGADKELAHTALRLSLSRFNTEEEIDYAIEQITNAVNRLRGISSTFAYAPEWHKSGL, encoded by the coding sequence TTGAGAGTATATTTAGACAATAACGCTACAACGATGGTTGATCCAGAGGCTTTTGAGCTTATGAAGCCGTTTTTTTGCGAAAAATACGGCAATCCAAACTCACTTCACAAATTTGGCTCAGAAACCCACCCAGCGCTAAGAACAGCGCTAGATCAGCTCTACGCTGGCATAAACGCAAAAGATAGCGATGACATCGTCGTTACCTCATGTGCGACCGAGAGCAACAACTGGGTTGTAAAAGGCATCTACTTTGACAAAATAGCAACTGGCGAGAAAAAACGCATCGTTACAACCGCGGTCGAGCATCCAGCCATTTTAGCAACTTGTAAATTTCTAGAAAAATATGGCGTGGAGCTTACGGTTTTAGACGTAAATAGCGATGGTATCGTTACTCCAGATCAGCTAAGGACTGTCATGGACGAAAACGTCGCACTTGTCGCCATAATGAGCGCAAACAACGAAACTGGTATGATCTTTCCTATAAAAGAGCTTGCCAAAGTCGCTCACGAATACGGCGCATTATTTCACACCGATGCCGTGCAAGCAGTTGGCAAGATAAAGATAGATGTTCAAGACCTAGACGTTGATTTTCTAAGCTTTTCGGCGCATAAATTTCACGGACCAAAGGGCGTTGGCGCGTTATTTATAAAAAATAGCATGCCACTAAGCAGCTTGCTTCACGGTGGCGAGCACATGGGCGGACGCAGAAGCGGCACGCTTGACGTACCAGGTATCGTTGGCATGGGCAAGGCGCTTGAGCTAGCAAATAAATTTATGGATTACGAGCACTCACACGTTCGCCGTTTGCGTGACAAGCTAGAAGACGCACTACTGCAAATTCCTGACGTTAGCGTCGTTGGTAAAAAAGAGCAGCGCGTGCCAAACACCATCCTAGCTTCTATCAAAGGTGTCGAGGGTGAGGCTATGCTTTGGGATCTAAATAGAGCTGGCATAGCAGCATCTACCGGCTCTGCCTGTGCGAGCGAGACGCTAGAGAGCAACCCTATCATGGAAGCTATCGGCGCTGACAAAGAGCTAGCCCACACCGCACTTAGACTCTCACTTTCTAGGTTTAACACCGAAGAGGAGATCGACTATGCGATAGAGCAGATAACAAATGCTGTAAATAGGCTAAGAGGCATATCAAGCACCTTCGCGTACGCCCCAGAGTGGCATAAGAGTGGATTATAA
- the mqnP gene encoding menaquinone biosynthesis prenyltransferase MqnP has translation MIKKLKDIAELIVFKHSVFALPFIFVAMIVASKIENGSAWFGFKLLILGTLCAVSARNFAMAFNRYQDEDIDKLNPRTASRPSVDGRIGKGNMQLFIVANAFIFIICAYFVNSLAFWLSFPILAVLGGYSLFKRFSELAHLVLGLSLGLAPIAGVVAVSAAIPLWSVLLCLGVTFWVAGFDLLYSLQDIKFDQENKLFSIPAIYGDKATLFLSAIFHALAFILWLLFAWAAGLGAMAFFGIVVSGVILFFEHRIVRRDFSKIDRAFFTLNGYLGILFFIFVWISVL, from the coding sequence ATGATTAAAAAGCTAAAAGATATCGCAGAACTCATCGTTTTTAAGCACTCGGTTTTTGCCCTGCCATTTATCTTTGTGGCGATGATAGTTGCGAGCAAGATAGAAAACGGCTCGGCTTGGTTTGGCTTTAAACTGCTTATTTTAGGCACTCTTTGCGCAGTCAGCGCTAGAAATTTCGCCATGGCGTTTAACAGATACCAAGACGAAGACATCGACAAGCTAAACCCACGCACCGCAAGCCGTCCAAGCGTCGATGGGCGCATCGGCAAGGGCAATATGCAGCTCTTCATCGTAGCAAACGCGTTTATCTTTATCATCTGCGCTTATTTTGTAAATTCGCTCGCATTTTGGCTAAGCTTCCCTATCCTTGCCGTGCTTGGCGGATACTCGCTGTTTAAGCGATTTAGCGAGCTAGCGCACTTGGTGCTAGGCCTTAGTCTTGGACTTGCCCCCATCGCTGGCGTGGTAGCAGTGAGCGCTGCCATACCGCTTTGGAGCGTGCTACTTTGCCTTGGTGTGACATTTTGGGTGGCTGGATTTGACCTGCTTTACTCGCTTCAAGATATTAAATTTGACCAAGAGAACAAGCTCTTTAGCATACCAGCCATTTATGGCGACAAGGCGACACTATTTTTATCAGCCATTTTTCACGCTCTAGCCTTTATACTTTGGCTACTTTTTGCTTGGGCGGCTGGGCTTGGAGCGATGGCGTTTTTTGGCATTGTGGTAAGTGGCGTGATATTATTTTTCGAGCATAGGATCGTAAGGCGCGACTTTAGCAAGATAGATCGGGCGTTTTTCACGCTAAATGGCTACTTGGGAATTTTATTTTTCATCTTTGTTTGGATCAGTGTATTATGA
- a CDS encoding NAD(P)/FAD-dependent oxidoreductase, whose amino-acid sequence MSKIAIIGDSFSALFTALELAKKGEEILVISSQKDEFESGILTPFNTPALARDGAISSSFLGLVSKKSELDIALCLNENFRAWMANFTLKSTKAHDKKMRILFKKFGQKSFEIFKELNEKYPQINFDESGVYLIFSEDESFKKRLDETRVADSEQEILSVDSELANFGLINKNIKGALNLAKNASIDAGELKKALVSELNELGVQFINDEIYELKTQGQAVQKAVGAAGEYEADSFVVASRNLELSSKLGTNLSAILAKFYTIDLALNEGQIPKKPIILNDMFAKIYPTKNGVTIITNLQVGAIDTLVKTEKINAFLNELKRHLGISELKEPSFRANFVLLSSNDKPAIGRDETYQNLLYNQAYGLNELSFAPHFASVLADLIKEGKSNEQSDEILLFSSLYEG is encoded by the coding sequence ATGAGTAAAATAGCGATTATCGGAGATAGTTTTAGTGCGTTATTTACGGCACTTGAGCTAGCTAAAAAGGGTGAGGAAATTTTAGTTATTAGTAGCCAAAAAGATGAGTTTGAGAGCGGAATTTTAACCCCATTTAACACCCCAGCGCTCGCAAGAGATGGAGCGATATCTAGCTCATTTTTGGGGCTAGTTAGTAAAAAAAGCGAGCTTGATATAGCACTTTGCCTAAATGAAAACTTTAGGGCGTGGATGGCGAATTTTACGCTTAAATCAACAAAGGCTCACGATAAAAAGATGAGAATTTTGTTTAAGAAATTTGGACAAAAGAGCTTTGAAATTTTCAAAGAGCTAAACGAAAAATATCCGCAGATAAATTTTGATGAGAGCGGCGTTTATCTCATCTTTAGCGAGGATGAGAGCTTTAAAAAAAGGCTTGATGAGACAAGGGTCGCTGATAGCGAGCAAGAAATTTTAAGCGTGGATAGTGAGCTAGCAAATTTTGGCCTGATAAATAAAAACATAAAAGGTGCGCTAAATTTAGCTAAAAACGCGAGTATCGATGCAGGAGAGCTAAAAAAAGCGCTTGTTAGCGAGCTAAATGAACTCGGAGTGCAGTTTATAAATGATGAAATTTATGAGCTAAAAACGCAGGGGCAAGCCGTGCAAAAGGCTGTTGGTGCAGCTGGCGAGTACGAGGCTGATAGCTTTGTCGTGGCGAGCAGAAATTTAGAGCTTTCAAGCAAGCTTGGGACAAATTTAAGCGCCATCTTGGCTAAATTTTACACGATAGATCTCGCGCTAAACGAGGGTCAAATCCCTAAAAAACCGATCATTTTAAATGATATGTTTGCCAAAATTTATCCAACCAAAAATGGCGTCACGATCATCACAAATTTACAAGTGGGCGCGATCGATACGCTTGTAAAAACAGAAAAGATCAACGCATTTTTAAACGAACTAAAAAGACACCTTGGCATAAGCGAGCTAAAAGAGCCTAGTTTTAGGGCAAATTTCGTGCTTCTTAGCTCAAACGACAAGCCAGCGATCGGACGTGATGAGACCTATCAAAATTTACTCTACAACCAAGCGTACGGGCTAAATGAACTAAGCTTTGCACCGCACTTTGCAAGCGTTTTGGCTGATCTTATAAAAGAGGGCAAAAGCAACGAGCAAAGTGATGAAATTTTACTTTTTAGCTCACTTTACGAGGGCTAA
- a CDS encoding iron-sulfur cluster assembly scaffold protein, translating to MAKNNLIGGSIWDEYSKVVQDRMNNPKFMGELTEEDAKKANAKLIIADFGAESCGDAVRLYWLVDEKTDKIIDAKFKSFGCGTAIASSDTMAELCIGKTVDEAVKITNLDVERAMRDNPDTPAVPPQKMHCSVMAYDVIKAAAASYKGIDPEHFEDEIIVCECARVSLGTIKEVIRLNDLHTVEEITQYTKAGAFCKSCVRPGGHEKKDYYLVDILRDTRAEMEQERLEAQANAQANNTLSDVSFESMTMVGQLKAIESIINKEIRPMLMMDGGNLEIIDIRNDNGENIDVYIRYLGACSGCSSGSTGTLYAIENVLQESLSPKIRVMPI from the coding sequence ATGGCAAAAAATAACTTAATCGGCGGCTCTATCTGGGATGAATACTCAAAGGTAGTGCAAGATAGGATGAATAATCCTAAATTCATGGGAGAACTAACCGAAGAAGACGCCAAAAAAGCAAACGCAAAGCTCATCATCGCTGACTTTGGCGCAGAAAGCTGCGGCGACGCGGTCAGGCTTTACTGGCTCGTTGATGAGAAAACTGACAAGATAATAGACGCTAAATTTAAAAGCTTTGGCTGTGGTACAGCTATAGCTAGCTCTGATACGATGGCTGAGCTTTGCATCGGCAAAACGGTTGATGAGGCGGTTAAGATCACAAACCTTGATGTCGAAAGAGCTATGCGTGACAACCCAGACACTCCAGCCGTCCCGCCTCAAAAGATGCACTGCTCGGTCATGGCATATGACGTCATCAAGGCAGCTGCTGCAAGCTACAAGGGCATAGACCCAGAGCACTTTGAAGATGAGATCATCGTTTGCGAGTGCGCTAGAGTAAGCCTTGGCACGATCAAAGAGGTGATAAGACTAAACGACCTTCACACGGTTGAAGAGATCACGCAATACACCAAAGCAGGCGCATTTTGCAAATCATGCGTTAGACCTGGCGGACACGAGAAAAAAGACTACTATTTGGTTGATATCTTGCGCGACACTAGGGCTGAGATGGAGCAAGAGAGGCTTGAAGCTCAGGCAAATGCTCAAGCAAACAACACACTTAGCGACGTTAGCTTTGAGAGCATGACGATGGTTGGCCAGCTAAAAGCGATCGAGTCGATCATCAACAAAGAGATCCGCCCGATGCTTATGATGGACGGCGGAAATTTAGAGATCATAGACATCAGAAACGACAACGGCGAAAATATCGACGTTTATATCCGCTATCTTGGCGCTTGCTCTGGCTGTTCAAGCGGCTCGACTGGCACGCTTTATGCGATAGAAAATGTCTTACAAGAGAGTCTAAGCCCAAAAATCAGGGTCATGCCTATATAA
- the moaA gene encoding GTP 3',8-cyclase MoaA, whose translation MLIDKYGRVVDYLRISVTQRCNFRCRYCMPTTPFSWTPKENLLTFEELFLFVKVAIDEGVKKIRITGGEPLVRKDLDVFIKMISDYKPDIDLALTTNGFMLPHFAKRLKDAGLKRINMSLDTLNEQKAKFIAQKSVLHEVLAGFEAALDAGLKVKINTVALKGFNDDELVNLLEFAKFRNSQIRFIEYMENSHAKEDLKGLKSDEILSIISQKYNITKDEKLPNAPASIYRLDDGYKFGIIDPHKHDFCESCNRIRLSAEGLLIPCLYFEDALSIKKAVANGDIVAASEILRQVLTNKPKENKWALGAENETSSRAFYQTGG comes from the coding sequence ATGCTAATAGATAAATATGGTCGGGTTGTTGATTATTTAAGAATTTCCGTGACGCAGCGCTGCAATTTTAGATGTAGATATTGCATGCCTACGACGCCATTTAGTTGGACACCAAAAGAGAATTTACTGACATTTGAAGAGCTATTTTTATTTGTCAAAGTAGCTATCGACGAGGGTGTGAAAAAGATCAGGATCACAGGCGGCGAGCCACTCGTGCGCAAGGATCTGGACGTCTTTATAAAGATGATAAGCGATTACAAGCCAGACATCGATCTAGCGCTTACGACAAATGGCTTTATGCTGCCACACTTTGCCAAAAGGCTAAAAGACGCTGGTCTAAAGCGCATAAATATGTCACTTGATACGCTAAATGAGCAAAAGGCTAAATTTATCGCTCAAAAGAGCGTCTTACACGAGGTTTTGGCTGGCTTTGAAGCAGCACTTGATGCTGGGCTAAAGGTCAAGATAAACACGGTCGCTCTAAAAGGCTTTAACGACGATGAACTCGTAAATTTGCTTGAGTTTGCTAAATTTAGAAACTCTCAGATCAGATTTATCGAATATATGGAAAACTCGCACGCCAAAGAGGATCTAAAAGGGCTAAAAAGCGATGAAATTTTGAGTATCATCTCGCAAAAATACAACATCACAAAAGATGAAAAGTTACCAAACGCACCTGCGTCTATTTATAGGCTTGATGACGGCTATAAATTTGGCATCATTGACCCACATAAACACGACTTTTGCGAGAGTTGCAACCGCATTAGGCTAAGTGCTGAGGGGCTTTTGATACCTTGCCTTTACTTTGAAGATGCGCTAAGTATCAAAAAAGCAGTTGCAAATGGTGACATCGTCGCAGCAAGCGAGATCTTAAGACAAGTGCTAACTAACAAGCCAAAAGAGAACAAATGGGCGCTAGGAGCTGAAAACGAAACCTCCTCAAGGGCCTTTTACCAAACTGGTGGTTGA
- the rpmE gene encoding 50S ribosomal protein L31 has translation MKKEIHPEYVDCTVTCACGNTFKTKSNKSEIRIDICDKCHPFFTGSEKIVDSAGRVEKFKKKYAQK, from the coding sequence ATGAAAAAAGAGATCCATCCAGAGTATGTAGATTGCACCGTAACTTGCGCGTGTGGCAACACTTTTAAGACAAAGTCAAACAAAAGCGAAATCAGAATTGACATTTGCGACAAGTGCCACCCATTTTTCACAGGCAGCGAAAAAATAGTTGATAGCGCTGGCCGTGTTGAGAAATTTAAGAAAAAATACGCTCAAAAATAA
- the miaA gene encoding tRNA (adenosine(37)-N6)-dimethylallyltransferase MiaA: MFGELALIGTTASGKSDLAFELAKEFNGVILSLDSLALYKEIDIASAKPKPWQLGAVRHFGVDEIYPDEEFSVGAFFEIYKNAKEFARSQECLLIITGGSGFYLKAMLSGLAPDVPKCEINLSNEEIYELALQNDPEFASKFSQNDSYRLEKWYQIYKFSGQIPSVWLKQNTKESVIKELAIFEILWDKEELRARIAKRTKNMLDEGLIDEAKFLFGKYKSEPKPLKSIGLKECKQFLESEISKSELETLIATHTAQLAKRQRTFNRSQFEKKFVGDLAQTRGEILKFLKG; this comes from the coding sequence TTGTTTGGCGAGCTAGCACTAATCGGCACTACAGCAAGCGGTAAGAGCGATCTAGCCTTTGAGCTAGCAAAGGAATTTAATGGCGTCATCTTAAGCCTTGACTCACTCGCACTTTATAAAGAGATAGATATCGCCAGCGCAAAGCCAAAGCCTTGGCAGCTGGGGGCTGTGAGGCACTTTGGGGTGGATGAAATTTACCCTGATGAGGAATTTAGCGTTGGGGCATTTTTTGAAATTTATAAAAATGCAAAAGAATTTGCACGCTCGCAAGAGTGCTTGCTCATCATCACGGGAGGCAGCGGCTTTTATCTAAAGGCGATGCTAAGCGGTCTTGCGCCAGATGTGCCAAAATGCGAGATAAATTTAAGCAACGAGGAAATTTACGAGCTAGCTTTACAAAACGACCCTGAATTTGCAAGTAAATTTAGCCAAAACGACTCTTATCGTCTCGAAAAATGGTATCAAATTTATAAATTTAGCGGCCAAATTCCAAGCGTTTGGCTAAAGCAAAATACCAAAGAGAGCGTCATAAAAGAGCTTGCGATATTTGAAATTTTGTGGGATAAAGAGGAGCTTAGGGCACGCATAGCAAAGCGGACGAAAAATATGCTAGATGAGGGCTTGATAGATGAGGCGAAGTTTTTATTTGGCAAGTATAAAAGCGAGCCAAAACCCCTAAAATCGATAGGTCTAAAGGAGTGCAAGCAGTTTTTGGAGAGTGAAATTTCAAAAAGCGAGCTAGAAACGCTCATCGCCACGCATACAGCCCAGCTTGCTAAGCGTCAGCGAACCTTTAATCGATCGCAGTTTGAGAAGAAATTTGTGGGTGACTTGGCACAGACTAGAGGTGAAATTTTGAAATTTTTAAAAGGGTAA